TGTGAGTAGCGCCTTTTTTCTGGCGTTCATTACAAAAGAGGTGATAAATTTGGCAAATAAAAACTCCGATGAGTAATTTACTCTCGGAGCTTTTTAGTCTTTACTATTTAATTTACTTAGATTAATGATTTGTCCTAGGACTAATTGAATATTAACTAAATAAAAAGGCAATGCAGTATGTTTAGATAACCGCAAACCGTGATAAACACGTCGAACCTGTAAAAACATGAACTTGCAATACTAAAGAAGGTGACGTCCCTTTACCTCTTATTTCTTACAGCTTTCACTTTAGCAGTTTTATCAAGTCGGAAGGGTACTTTAGCCTTTATATAGCAAGATGTTTACTAGTCTTCCCACTTGCATAAAGTATATCCCTGATTAATTGCCTGTTGCAGCGTCATTTTCGTAATGTTGCCGTTAGCTGGCCGCAGGCCACGGCAATTAGGACTAAAGTGATACCTTCTTCCAGATGTAGGAGCAACATATACGGTTCGACTGTGATGGTCACTTGCGGCAGCTTGCTCTTTTTGAGCTTTTTGCTGCTTGCGTTGCTGTTGTCTGCGCTGCTTTTTTTGTAATTTAAGTTGTTTTTGCTTTTGCTGTCTGATAGCGGCTAGACGCTTTTGCTCAGCTTTTTGTCGTTGTTTTCTTTGCCGCTTTTGAGCATCTAACCGTTGCTGCTTCTTGCGTTCACGTTGCTTTTTTGCGGCTAATTGCTTTAGCCTTTTTGTTTGCTCTTTTTTCTTAGCAGCTAGTTGCTTACTTTTGGTTTTGGAAGCAGCCGTACTTTTTTGTTTGACTTGAGCAGATCGTGGCTCGGCTGGGTGGCTAGCAGCAGATTCAGAACTGCTCCTGAAAATATTAGCCGTCAAGATTACGATGACTGTTAATATCCAGAACCACCACTTCTTATAAAATGGTTTGTTAGTTTGCATAATTTACTCCCCTTTTAGATAACTGAAACCATTTTAAATAATCAAACCAGATATAGAAAATAATGTTGTGAAAATTCACTCATAAAATAATTACTTAGACCAATTATCCAAAATAAACGGGTAATTGGTCTTTTGGTGCAAGAAATTGTAAAAAGCTGCAGTTTGCTTAGTGCAGTCACTTACATTGGATTGCAGTTATTATCTAATTGAAAAGAGGAAAGCAGGTGAGAAAACCTTGTTATATCACGAATATTTGCTATTAAAAATATTGTTAAATTCAAACTCACTGTTGGGAATCGATCAGATTGTTGCCCAGCTTGAAACTACTAAAAGAACAGCTTATTCGGTAATTAATGGCGTAAATGTTTGGCTTGAAACACATGGCCTTGATCCGTTAATGGTTGTGCGTACTCATGGCTATTATATTCAGCCAGCTGAAATTAAAAAGGTTAAATCGTGGCTTAGTTGGGATTTGGAAAATGGCAAGATTAAGTTGCCACCACCTGCGCGAATTGCGGTAATTGAATTCACTTTGCTATGCAAAAAAAATCCGGTCACGTTGCAATACTTAAATGATTTAAATGGGGTAACAACTAGAACAACTCGTAGTGATCTTGCACAAGTTAAAGCAGAAATTGAAAAAAGAAACTTAACCCTAAGCCTGCATGAGCATGGCTACCAAATAACTGGCTTAGAAGAGGAAAGCAGAAAATTCGCTGTCCAAAAGCTAGCCAATATTCAGGACACAATCGTTTATGACAAAATCGCGGGGTATCTTGACTTGGATACTAAGGATAAGCTGCAAATTGAGCAAATGCTCTTAAGTTTGGAACAAAATTCGGGCTGCTATTTAACGGATGAATCAATTTTTCAAGTAAAAGAATATATTTGCTTTGCCATAACTAGGTACCGGCAGGGACACTATTTAACACCAATTGGCCAAACAAAACGGCAGCTGGCGGATGAATCTAGTGAAACCAGTACTGCTGTTAGAAGTCTGTTGTCGCACTTGGGCGTTTCAGACCAACATTTACAGGCTGAAAGTCAACTACTGTTGAAAATTATTGATTCTAGGCAGATTAGCAAGACCAGTAAAAAAATTAGTTCACAAAAAATATCACAGATAGCAACAGAGATTATTAGAAACTTCTCGGTTATTTCCGGAATTGATTTAGTTAATAGTTCGAATTTACAAAAAGCACTGACAACGCATTTGATTGCAGCCAAAAGACGGGTCGAAGATAATGTGCAATTTTTAAATTCGAGTCTGATTAACGTTAAAAGCAAGTATCCGGAGATTTATTTTTTAACTAAAAAAGCTGTTTATCCTTTTGAACAATATCTAAATCAGTCACTGACTACAGATGAAATTGAACTGATTGCCATCTATTTTGGCGGTGAAATTGAGTTGCGCAATCATCTAGCCGATCAAGAAGCGCGTAAAAAAGTAGTGCTTGTCTGTGGTAGTGGAGTTGGCACATCGCGTTTGTTGAAAATTCAGTTGGAACAGTTATTTCCAAAGCAGCTGCAGATTAGCGTTGTTACCAAACAAGATTACGAGGAACTTGCCAGTCTTAATGCAGATGTAGTAATTGCGACCTTGCCTGTAACCAGCAAGGGACCACCAATTATTAATATTAATCGCATTTTAACGGATTATGATTTACAGACGATAAAGCAATCTTTGCTGGCACAGCCTGTTGATTCTGCTACTTTGCATAATTCGCCAGCAGTAAAGACAACGCAAGTGTTGGATATTGTGAGCGAGTTTGCCCAAGTTAAGGATTTTCCCGGCCTTACAACTGCGTTACAGAGCTATTTTGCTAAACGCGGTAAACCGGTTAAGAAAAAGCAGCCTTTTTTACCTAGTCTTAGTGAACTGTTGCCATCAAACCGAATTGTTTTCACGACTAAGCGGTGCACGTGGCCAGAAGCCGTTGAACTTGCTGGTAAATTATTGCAGCGCGATCAAGTTATAGACGGACAATATGTGACTAAAATGCGGCAGCAAATCGATCGGTATGGACCCTATATGCGAATTATGGATGACGTAATGCTGCTTCACGCCAAACCGGATCAACCATGTAAGTATTCGCGCCCGGGGATGAGCTTAGTTTGCTTTAAGTACCCGGTTGATTTTGGCCAACAAGTTAAAGCCAAATATGTGTTTAGTTTATATGCACCGGCGGGCCAATCGCACTTAAAGGCATTAACGCAATTGACGGAAATTTTTTCTAAGCAAAAATTATTAGAGCAATTTAGAAATTCAAGAACAGCAGCCGAGTTAGAGCGCTTGTTCAGTACAGTTATGAAAGGAGATGAGAAAGTAAGTGACGCCGCTAATAATGCCGGAGCTAGTTCAACTGAATGTTGATGCCAAAGACTGGCGGGATGCTATTTACCAATCGGGTGCCCCACTTGTTAAAAAGCACTTGATTACTAAAAATTATTTGGATAGTGTCATTAAAATTGCCGAAGAAACCGGACCATATATTGTTTTTATGCCTCATGTGGCGTTGTCACATGCCAAAACGGAAGATGGCGCACTGGGAGATGGCATTGGGTTAACGGTTTTGAGAAATCCCGTCCTGTTTGGTAATAAAAGCAACGATCCAGTTAAATATATTTTTACTTTAAGTTCGCTTAAGCCTGATGGCCACCTAGAGCAAATGGCTCGGTTAGTTAATCTGCTATCCAAGAAGGACTTTTTTCAAAGAGTAGCACAAGCAACTACTGTGCAAGAAATTATTAAAGTTATAGATGATATTGAAGGAGAAAAATAAGATGAAAAAAGCAATTATTACGTGTCGTGCAGGCATGGGTACAAGTACAATGCTAACGGTTCAGGTAAAAAACGTTGCTAAGAAAAATAATTGGGAGCTGGAAGTTAATCACACCAGTCTTGATGGCGTTGGCAGCTTTAATGGCGACTTTATTATTGCCTTGAGCGATGTCGCGGATGATCTCCGGGCCAAAAGAAAAGATATTCCAATTGTGGGGATTAAAAACATGATGGATCAAGATGAAATCACCCAAAAATTGGCACCGTTAATGGAAAGTTAGAGAGGTGGTATTGAATGTTAAATTTTATTATTAGTTTTCTGAGTCAACCGGCCGTATTACTAGGTTGTGTGGCGTTTATCGGTCTAGTTGCACAAAAAGACAAGGATTGGACAGATGTAACTAAAGGAACAGCTAAAACCGTAATTGGTTTTTTAATCTTTGGTATTGGTTCAAGTACATTAACTGGCGTTCTGCAGAATTTTAATGTTCTCTTTCAATCAGCGTTTCATATCCACGGCTTGATTGCATCACCTGAAGCCGCAACTGCGGCGGCGCAGACTAAGTACGGCTTTGTAGTTGCCTTAATTTTAATTTTGGGCTTTGCAATGAATATCGTGTTTGCCCGAATTACGCCGTTTAAAAACATTTTCTTCACGGGCCAGCACAGCTTATATTTTGCTTGTGTTTTAGGACTGGTTTTGAAGTTTAGCGGACTCAGCAACACTTGGGCAATCATTATTGGAGGCATTATCTTAGGACTTTGTGCCAGTGCCTTACCAGAGCTTTGCCAGCCGTTTATGCGAAAAATAACGGGTAATGATAATCAAGCGATTGGTCATTACAACATGTTTGGTTACGCCTTGTCAGGAGCAATTGGCTTATTATTTAAAAAACATCAAGATGAAACTACTGAAAACTTTAAGTTACCGAAGTCATTATCAATTTTTAAAGACTTTTTGATGGGGCTGGCAATCGTAATGCTTATCCTATTTTATTTTTCGGCTTTAGTTGCTGGCCCGGTAGTAACTGGAAAATTGGCAGGACCTGTTGATTGGCTTGTTTATCCGTTTATTCAGGCGATGACCTTCACGGCAGGAATGGGCGTATTAATGTATGGTGTCGGCATGTTCTTAGAGGAAATCACCAATGCGTTCGTAGCGATTTCAACTAAATTTATCCCCGGCTCGCGGCCAGCGCTTGATGTCCCAACTGTTTTCCCATTTGTCCCAACCGCTGTTTTGATTGGCTTTGTTAGCTCATATGCAGCTGGATTAGTTGCAATCGGAATTATGGTTCTTTTGCACAGTCCGATTATTATTATTCCGGCAGCACATATTTGCTTTTTCTCTGGCGGAACTGCTGCTATCTTTGGCAATTCAACTGGTGGCTGGCGTGGCGCCATTGCAGGTTCGTTCGTAGTTGGGCTGCTATTAGCTTTTCTGCCGTTAATTTTAGTTCCCGTCTTTCAGCAGATGGGAATTAATAGCTCAACATT
This genomic window from Lactobacillus panisapium contains:
- a CDS encoding PTS ascorbate transporter subunit IIC, with amino-acid sequence MLNFIISFLSQPAVLLGCVAFIGLVAQKDKDWTDVTKGTAKTVIGFLIFGIGSSTLTGVLQNFNVLFQSAFHIHGLIASPEAATAAAQTKYGFVVALILILGFAMNIVFARITPFKNIFFTGQHSLYFACVLGLVLKFSGLSNTWAIIIGGIILGLCASALPELCQPFMRKITGNDNQAIGHYNMFGYALSGAIGLLFKKHQDETTENFKLPKSLSIFKDFLMGLAIVMLILFYFSALVAGPVVTGKLAGPVDWLVYPFIQAMTFTAGMGVLMYGVGMFLEEITNAFVAISTKFIPGSRPALDVPTVFPFVPTAVLIGFVSSYAAGLVAIGIMVLLHSPIIIIPAAHICFFSGGTAAIFGNSTGGWRGAIAGSFVVGLLLAFLPLILVPVFQQMGINSSTFPNIDYNIVGSLLHGILQLVH
- a CDS encoding PTS sugar transporter subunit IIB, with the translated sequence MKKAIITCRAGMGTSTMLTVQVKNVAKKNNWELEVNHTSLDGVGSFNGDFIIALSDVADDLRAKRKDIPIVGIKNMMDQDEITQKLAPLMES
- a CDS encoding PTS sugar transporter subunit IIA → MTPLIMPELVQLNVDAKDWRDAIYQSGAPLVKKHLITKNYLDSVIKIAEETGPYIVFMPHVALSHAKTEDGALGDGIGLTVLRNPVLFGNKSNDPVKYIFTLSSLKPDGHLEQMARLVNLLSKKDFFQRVAQATTVQEIIKVIDDIEGEK
- a CDS encoding BglG family transcription antiterminator; this encodes MLYHEYLLLKILLNSNSLLGIDQIVAQLETTKRTAYSVINGVNVWLETHGLDPLMVVRTHGYYIQPAEIKKVKSWLSWDLENGKIKLPPPARIAVIEFTLLCKKNPVTLQYLNDLNGVTTRTTRSDLAQVKAEIEKRNLTLSLHEHGYQITGLEEESRKFAVQKLANIQDTIVYDKIAGYLDLDTKDKLQIEQMLLSLEQNSGCYLTDESIFQVKEYICFAITRYRQGHYLTPIGQTKRQLADESSETSTAVRSLLSHLGVSDQHLQAESQLLLKIIDSRQISKTSKKISSQKISQIATEIIRNFSVISGIDLVNSSNLQKALTTHLIAAKRRVEDNVQFLNSSLINVKSKYPEIYFLTKKAVYPFEQYLNQSLTTDEIELIAIYFGGEIELRNHLADQEARKKVVLVCGSGVGTSRLLKIQLEQLFPKQLQISVVTKQDYEELASLNADVVIATLPVTSKGPPIININRILTDYDLQTIKQSLLAQPVDSATLHNSPAVKTTQVLDIVSEFAQVKDFPGLTTALQSYFAKRGKPVKKKQPFLPSLSELLPSNRIVFTTKRCTWPEAVELAGKLLQRDQVIDGQYVTKMRQQIDRYGPYMRIMDDVMLLHAKPDQPCKYSRPGMSLVCFKYPVDFGQQVKAKYVFSLYAPAGQSHLKALTQLTEIFSKQKLLEQFRNSRTAAELERLFSTVMKGDEKVSDAANNAGASSTEC